From Gossypium raimondii isolate GPD5lz chromosome 11, ASM2569854v1, whole genome shotgun sequence:
CATATCATCGACAGAGCGATCCCAATCACTATTAGAGTATCCTGTCAGCTTAAGCTCTTTTCCCTTCTCAAATTTAATTCCATAGCTTAAAGTTCCCTTGACATATCTGAGGATCCTATTAGCTACTTTAAAATGAACTACATCACAATAGTGCATAAATCTTGATAAAAGACTAACATCAAACATAATGTCAGGTCTCGTTGTTGTTAAGTAAAGCAAGCAACCTACTAGGCTTCGATATTCCTTCTCATCAACCCTCTCTTGATTCCCACTACTAGTCAGCTTCTTCCATTGAGCCACAAGTGTAGTGACTGTTTTGCAGTTCAACTTGCAAAATCTATTGAGAATTTTCAAAGCAAAGGCACGTTGGCTAATGAAAATGCCTTGATTAGATTGATTCACTTCCATACCAAGGAAATATATCATGACTCCCAAATCTATCATTTCAAACACCTCTTGCATTTGCACTTTGAATTCACTAATCAAATCATCTTTGCTTTTAGTCACAAATAAGTCATCCATAAAAAGAGAAACAATCAGCAAGGTCTCATTTTCTGATCTCTTCACATAAAGTGTAGCTTTACTAACACTTTTTTCAAACCCGAGCCTAGACAGGTATGTGTCAATCCTGTTAAACTAGGCCATTGGTGCCTGCTTTAGGCCATACAATGCCTTTTTCAACTTATAGACTCTCCTAGGACCTTAAACCCATCTGGTTGCTCAATAAAAATTTCCTCCTTGAGAAAACCATTAAGAAATGATGACTTAACATCTAACTGGTGAACCCTCTATTGCTTCTGAGCAGCCAAGACAAACAGAAGTTTAATTGTGTCTAGCCTTGCTACTGGAGTAAATGTCTCCATGAAATAGATGCCATATTGCTGGCTGTAGCCTTTCACCACAAGCTTTGCCTTGTGTTTGTTCAATGAGCCATCAGCATTGTACTTGGCTCTAAACACCCACTTGACACCTATAACTTTCTTCTGATCTGGTCTATCAATCAATTCCCAAATTTCATTCTTATGAAATATGCCTAATTCAGCTTCCGTGGCCTTCTTCCAACACTTGTCCTTGGTAGCctcttcaaaatttaaaagttccACTATTGCAACATCACATCTTTGGTAGATGTCAGCAATAGTTCTGGTGCCTCTCACAGAAGCATTATCAAAATCTTCATTGCTAGGTTCATTTTCAACTGATTCCAGGCTGTTGTCAAGTTGATGTTCTTCAATCAACCTTGCATCTGCATCATTCCAACTCCAAACCTTCTCTTCATCAAACCTTACATCTCTACTCACTAAAATCCTTCTTGTTGAAGGATCAAATACCTTGTAGCCCTTTTTTGTGCTGTTGTAGCCAATAAATATCCTTGGAACAGCCCTTCTTTCAAGCTTGGTTCTCTTCTCAGTTGGGATGAGGGTATAACATACACAACCAAACACTTTCAGGTGTGAAACGGTTGGCTTGAGTCCATGCCAAGCTTCAAAAGGAGTTTTGTCCTTGACAGCATGAGTTGGCAGCTTGTTGAGTAGGTACACTGAGGTATTgactgcctcagcccaaaattTACTTGGAAGCTTACTTTAAAATAACAGACATCTGGCCATATCAAGCACAGTTCTATTCTTTCTCTCACATACTCAATTTTGTTGAGGTATATAGACTGTTGTTAACTAATGATGAATCCCAGCTTGCTTACACAATTTCTGTAACCTTTTAGATAGGTACTCAGTGCCATTATCAGTTCTCAAAGCCTTGATCTTGTAACCAGTCTAGTTTTCAACTAAAGCTTTGAATTTGCTGAATGCTTCAAACACTTCAAATTTTTGCTTTAAGAAATAAACCCAATAAAACCTGGtcagatcatcaataaatagcACAAAATATCTACTGTCATTTAAGGAAAGAGTCTTCATTGTCCTACAGACATCAAAATGGACCAACTCAAGTCTGTCTCGAGCCTTCCATGCCTTATTAACTGGAAATGGAAATTTAGCCTTCTTACTAAGTTGGCAAACTTCACAAACAATGTCTCTGGGTTCAACTTGTAACATGACTTCTACCAAATTCAACTTGTGCAACAAATCAAGTGATCTAAAATTGACATGGCCTAGTCTACCAAAGACCAGTGTTATCAGCAAGACTGGTGTAAGCCTTCTTCTCAAGTTGATTCACATCAAGCATAAAACACCTAACTGTCATTTCTACTGTGACTAACTTTTGACCATGTGAGTCTTCAACAATGCAAGAACCATTCTTAAAAACCAGATAATATCTTTTTTCTCCTAGCTGTCCAACACTAATTAAATTCTGATCTATGTTAGGTACAAAAAGCACATCAGAAATCACTTTGTGACCTGAACAAGTGTTGATCACCATATTACCTCTGCCTTTGGCTTCAATCAGGTTCCCATTACCAACTCTAATGTTTGAGGAAAAACTTCTATCAAGGTCTTTGAACAACCTTTCATCAGCTGCCATGTGATGTGTGCAGCCACTATCCACTAGCCAGTCCTTTTTTACTTTGCTTGAGGCTGCAAAGCATAAAGCAGTGAAAACATGCTCCTCTTAAGCTTGAAAGTCCTCAGAAACCTTAGCTTGCATTTGCTACTGAGCTTGTGCCTTCTCTTTGCTCTTACACACCTTTTCAATATAGCCAAATTGTTTGCAGCTTCTGCACTGAATGTCTGGCCTATACCAACAATATTTCTCCAAATGTGTAGTTCTTTTGCAGTGAATGCATGATGGAAACCTCTTCTTTCCTGCATCTCTCCTTGGTTTTTCCCTTTTATCGAGCCAATGCTTCTTCCCTTTCTGGCTTAAACCTGAGCCTTCTTTAGCCTTTGCTTAGAAAGTTCCTTCAGGATGCTCTTCCTGCCTATTGGCCCTCCTTTGCTCAAGTGCATACAAGGAGTTTATCAGCTCAGACAGTGAGATAGCTAACAAGTCTCTCGAGTCCTTAAGTGATGAAATCTTTGACTCTAACTTTTTAGGAAGAGTGGTGATACTTTTTCAACAACTCTTCTCTCACTAAATTCTTCTCCAATGAGCCTAATGCTGTTGACAGTGGCTATTATTCTGTCTAAATACTGTTTAATAGTCTCTGACTCCCTCGTCTTCTAGTTCTCAAAATCTTTCCTGAGATCGATCAATTGTTGTTGCCTTGTCTTATCTAAACCCATGAACTCCTCCTTCAGCATCTCCCATGCTTGCTTAGGTGAGTCACAAGCCATTATCCGAGTGAAGATCACATCAGATACTTTATTCTGCAAACAAGCCATTGTTTTATGCTTCTTGGCACACTCTTCACTGTGTTGCCTAATCTGTACAATAGTGGGATTGGCCCTCAATGGAGGTGGTTCAGCATCATTCTCGAACACATTACACAAATCGTGTGCTTGAAGGTATGTTTTCATCTTAACCACCCAAATGTGGTAGTTTTCACCAGTGAACACAGGTGGTGGAGGTGGTGTGAAACTTATTTTGAAACAACAAGGTCGACAGCtccttgtttttttcttctcaagCTTTTAATCTCAAAATAAAGTAACCAAAAATAACTAACAACAGAGGCCCTCAAAGAAGATAGGCTCTGATTACCATTTTTTGGAGCATTGGCAGCTaaacaaagcaaaacaaaaattaaaaattcaaagcaaAAGAAGAATGAGAGTTTTAAGAATGATAACTGAAAATTCATCAcactttttcatttaaaatttgaaaatatatgaatgttaCAAAGTAATTTGACAGTTACCTAATGACTTAACTGCTCCCACTAATACATGACTAATACAAACTTGAGTTACACACAAAAGGAAGCTGACATATCAACTATTACatcaattaaatcataaaactaatCCTACTAACTTTGATAACAAGTTACAAGTTACATGCCAACTTGAACAAGTTACAATTA
This genomic window contains:
- the LOC128034828 gene encoding secreted RxLR effector protein 161-like produces the protein MQEVFEMIDLGVMIYFLGMEVNQSNQGIFISQRAFALKILNRFCKLNCKTVTTLVAQWKKLTSSGNQERVDEKEYRSLVGCLLYLTTTRPDIMFDVSLLSRFMHYCDVVHFKVANRILRYVKGTLSYGIKFEKGKELKLTGYSNSDWDRSVDDMKSTSGYCFTLGSRVFYWSSKKQQTVAQSTAKTEYITAAVAVNQAIWHRKLLCDLNEEQIEPTEFRVDN